The sequence below is a genomic window from Desulfomicrobium macestii.
GGGTCCTCAAGGTCAGGTCTATATTCCCGGCGCAGCTGGCAACTACATCAATACCGGGACCGGTGCAGTCATGTTGCCCCAAGGCGGGAACAACTATCTCAATACGCAGACCGGCAGGATCGTTACCGGAAACTGAAGCTCGTTCGTTGAGACACCTGTTGCCACAGGCAATAGGTGGGCGGTCAGAGAGGGCGAAAGGTGGACGCGGGATAGATGCAGTGCGTATGGCAGTGAATGGTTATTGGCTGAGTGCTGGGTAACGGCTAGCAATCGGGGTGAAACAGCCCCAACGGGGCATCATGTGATAGCCCGGGGCAACGCCCTGGGTATCAGGGCCGCCAAATTTTCAAGCCCTGAAAGGGCGCAACTCTTTGCCGGATTACAATCATCGGCCCGGCCCAGGTGTTCCGCCCCTTCAGGGCGGGATTCCATTTGAACCTTGTTCCCAGGGCGTTGCCCTGGGCTGTCACCTTGCGCCCCGTTGGGGCTGGGACGCGACGTTTCGTTGGGTTCTGCCCTGTCTCCATCCCTCTTTACATTTCAGATTGTTAGCGCAGGGCAAAGGCTGGGTCGATGATGAAGCCTGTGGAGATGTCCCGGATCACTGGATCGAAGACTTTCTTGAGCGATGTTTCGTAGGTGAGTTCGAAGGTGGCCTGCGTTCCATGGGCCATGATTGATCTGCGATAGAAAATTCTGCCGTCCGCGTAGCCGGAAAGCACAAAAAAATCCTTGCCCAAATGTTTGTAGGTCACCTGCTGCTCCGGCGCGGCCAGGGCTTGGGCCATGGCCGCAGAGACTGTCTGTTGCGGCGCATCGTTCATGCTCCCCCAGCAGCGCAGCTCGGCCAGGCCGTCCGGTGATGCGAAAATCTGACCGTCCCCCGCATCCGACTCGCCCAAGGGCCCGAGCAACCGCTTCGGCCAGGCCAGGGCGTATCCATATTTGTGATTGACGTAGCAGCCGTATTCATCCGTACGCAGGCAGACGTCCTCAAACGCCTCCATCGCCTTTTGCGACGCGCTCCCGGCCTCGATTGGGCTGATCGCAAGCAGCATCAAAACCGCCAGAAGGATTGTCGTTTCTTTCATGCGCAGCTTCCTCGTTTCGGTTCACGTGAAAATGGTTGTCATCATGCATGCAGCCTGGGTGTGGGGGGAGTCAAGATGGTGGGAAAGGTGGGGATGGAGGTGGTGAATGGTGAATGGTGATTGGGAAAGGCAGTGAAAAGGCGGAGCGTGGCCCCGCCTTTTGCGCAGTGGTGCCGTCTATGCCGCGAATTTTCTGCGGATGCCGACCAGGCCGAGGAGCGCCGGAGCGAGCAGCATGGCTGCGCCGGGGATGGGAACGGCATTGGTGCGGACGATCAGGTCTTGGAAGTTACCCTCAATCCCATCGTGCAACTGAATATTTGGCATGAGAATCTGATAGTTCAGGCCAAGGCCTAGGCTTGTTAGTTCGGCGAGTGATTTGGATGCGGCTAAGGATATCATCTCATCATAAAGAGTTTGGACGCTTTCAGGTTGGGTGATTGGGGTCCACTGATTTTCTGTGCCCAGCAGTCTCCATATCGAAGCCTGCAACGCCGTGATCGTGTCGCGATTATCGTCGCCGCTTAACCCGTTATAACCACCTGTATTAAAAGCGTACTCTTCCATGAGCCAAGCCGCTCTGTATTCTCCAAGTGTTGAAATCGCTTTGCTTGTAAATTCGTATTTATTGTTAAGATAAATAGTTTCGTCAAATTTTGCACAATATCCAAAAGTGTCCGTCACTCCTTGAAAACTAGCGCTAAAATTTATGTTAAACTCCGCATACGGTTCCCAATTAGATCCAGTATTTGCGGGTGTCCCCTCGTCAATTGTAAAATCGAAATACACTGCGGCATGTGCACTTGCTGAAAACAAGAGCAGCGTCATTCCAATAAAAAGGACAGTCATTTTTCGGTACATAAAAAATCCTCCCTTTAGAATTTATTGAATCGCTGCAAGCACATAGCGCAGCCTTGGATTTGTACATGTTGCGCTGAAAGTAATGAGCAATGTAAAAGCATAGAACGTGCCGATATTCGAATTGATCAACAGGGAAGACTAGAAATTCCATCATTCCGATTTTTATCATTTTTTGTGTTGCACAGCTTTACACAGATACAGGTGCGCGAACTTGGAACGGGATGGCATGGGACTTCGAGTCTGACCGCGCTGGACTGTGAGTTTGCCTCACTGAATTTTCGGGACGTGAATTACATTTGTTCTGGCCAGTTATCATGCATTCTTTTGTCTTGTCGGATCGGACCAAAAAAATTCGGGGTATCGCGACAGGAATGGCATGCTTTTCAGCTTTTGAATTCTGGATTTTTGTCCCAGCCCTATCCTTGGCGCGATCTGCCCCTCCTATGAATTCCGGTAGACGGAGGAAGTCTATGTGTATATTATTGTGCGAACATACACATAGGAGGCGTCATGCGTACCAACATTGTCATTGATGATCAGTTGATGGGGCAGGCATTGGAACTTTCCGGGCTCAAGACAAAGAAAGAGGCGGTGGAGGAGGGCCTGCGGCTGCTGATCGCCATGAAAAAGCAGGAGTCCATCCGGCAGTTTCGGGGCAAGCTGGCTTGGGTCGGTGATCTTGATGCCATGAGAAAAGACTCATGATTGTCGCGGATACCTCTGCCTGGATCGATTACTTTCGTGGAACCGTGGCTCCGCACACGGATTTGCTGGACCGTGAGCTTTCAAAATCGCGCATTATTATCGGCGACCTGATCATGACCGAACTTCTTCAGGGTTTCAGCGGGGAAAGAGAGTTCCAGGTTGCCAGGCAACTCATGGAGAGTCTGGAATACAGGGATTTTGTCGGCAAAGACATGGCGATTGCAGCGGCTCAGAACTATCGCATCCTGCGCAGAAAAGGGATCACGGTCCGCAAAACCATCGATGTTCTCATCGCGACTTTCTGCATCGAGAACGGCGTTGAACTTATCCACAACGACAGGGACTTTGATCCGATGGAACAAGTGTTAGGATTGAGGGTGCTTCGGTAGGTGAGAGGCGGGGATGGTGGTAGTGAATGGTGATTGGGAAAGGCAGCGATTGGAGAACGATGGATATAGGATAAGGGCTGGGATTGTGGGGACGGGGCATGCACTTTAAAAGCAGGAGGGTGGCATGGGAGGCAGAGTCGCCAAACGGGGTAGCGGGCTGGATCTTGGAATATCCGGTTCCATCGTCACGGACTTTGGTATTTTAGAGAATTCGCTCGTCGACACTTCATTCAGGAAGGACGAGGTCGTTATCGAGCCTATGCGTGAGAGGTACGTGCTCGGTGAACTGCTGGCCGGGATATCTTTGGAGAATGTCCATGGCGAAGTCGGTATGGATGAGCCCGTGGGACAGGAGTTTTTGTAATTTTATGGCAAGTCGTTAACGACGGTAATGACGAATCGGGGGCACGGCGGCGTCAACGGGCGTGTAGGGATAGAGGCGAGGATGGCGGCAGCGGGAAGATATGGGTTTGTCTGATTTTGTGAGACTGTTTGGATTTTCAGGGGAGGGCGGTTTGACCGCCTTTTTTTTGTCCGGCGTTGCTGCTCCTGACCTGTTGGATAGATTGGGGATTTCTATTCGAGCGCTACGCGCATGGCTCGCTTCTTGCGTTTGCATGACGCGCTATACTCTGCTTGTCTTGTCAGATCGGACAGTCGGGAATGCCGAGTTCTGGAACGCGGTCGATACAAGGAATAAGAATCCGCCCAAAAAAGGTTAAAAAGAGGGTAGTATGAGATTAAAATTGATCTGTTTTATGATGATTGCAGCGATGCTCTTGGGCATTGGCAGCGCTTGGGCTTCGGTGGTTAATGTGGACTATGGAACCACGTATTCTTACTGGGCAAGTAATGGTCAGTATCTGCCGACAACCCAATTTTCATTAGATATTGATGGTTTCAGTACATATGGATTCTGTGTGGACCCAATTAGCTCTATTGGAAAAGGTAATTATTCTTATAGCTTTTTATCATGGACTCCTGAGTTTCTACAAGCTGCGTGGCTTATGGATAATTATGCACGATTCGAAGGTGCAATTAATACTCGGAGTGAAACAGTAGGGCTCCAAGCATCCATTTGGTCTGCTGTCACGAATTTAAATTATAAGCCAGTATTTAATACTAGAGGTCAAAGATCCACTTATGAAAGTTGGTTTGGAAGCATTTTGGATTCTTTGGATGACCAAACTTTGGCGAATCTGCAGTCTGAATACAAAATTTTACTCCCGTTCCTGACTACCGCCTCAGGTAAGGTGCTTAACAAGCAGGCTCTCATCGTCAAATATCACTCTTCACCAGTCCCAATCCCCGGCGCAGCTCTGCTTCTGGGCAGCGCCCTGATCGGCATGGTCGGAGTGCGGAAGAAGTTCATGGCCTGACAGGCCGCTCCAAAACGGCGATCTGCTTCGCCAACAAAAAAAATCCAGGCCGAGTATGCACGTCCTGGATTTTTTTGTTTCCGTGCATCTGCGAAGGCGGGTTTATCCAGCCTTTTTTAATGCAAGAGCCATGGACTCGGTAGGTCCGAACGTTTCGGACTCTCCGAAGGCCTTTTTACGGGCTCGCAAGACCGACCTGGCGGTTATGCTATGAAGTTCGGCGGGTTGGACGAAAATGGGCTGCTGAAAGGGATGTCTCATGCGGCTGGACGGTGCGAGGAATGCTTGCTGTCTTGTCACAAGAATTTGTCGCAACATTCTGAATATTAATGTTTTTTATGGATTGGCATGATTGTTCCTAAGGCAGGTCAACTTTGAAAGGCCCGAAGACGAGTCACCAAAATATTCACAATGAGGTAGAAGATGAAAAAGGTTGCTTTGCTGACGATTGGTTTGTTGATGGTTTGTAATTTTGCATTTGCGGCTATTCATCCTATTGATACAACTACTGGTTCGAATTTTGATGTTGGTGAATTAGTAATTTCAGATATTTATTATGGTAAAGGTGATATTATCGGTGATCATGGTACTGAATTTACCCATATATATAATTTTAGTGTAAGTACTGATTTTTCTTTCGGTTTTGGTATGAATAATAGTCCAAATATTCAAACTGTTCCTTTTATAAATACAACTTTTGATTTTTTGGATTTGGAAGATTCTTACAATGCTAATTTATATAGTAGTAATGGTGGTGATTCTATCATTGGAGGGAAAACTTTTGCAAAAGATTTTTTGGATGCAGGCAGTTATTATTTAAAATTAATTGGAACAACTAGTGGAACGGATGGTGGTTCCTATAATGTCAGTTTTGCTGCCTCCAACCCCGTCCCCGTCCCCGCCGCCGCCCTCCTCCTCGGCGCTGGCCTGCTCGGCATCGTGGGTATTCGTCGCAGACAGATTTCCTAGCACACCTTCTTCATCCCAAATCTTACCTCATCGTCCTCACGGCCGGAATGGATCAGTCCTTTCCGGCTTTTTTTGTTGCGCCGTGGGTGAGGGTGGGGATGGAGGTAGTGATTGGTGATTGGGAAAGGCAGGGGTGGAGGCTTTTATTCTCTATTTACCATTTTTAGCGTCCAATTCTGGGCAGTCGGCGTCACGTTCAAACGGTGCGCGGATTTTAATGTTTTGTCCCCGCCTTTATCCTCGCTTCATCCCAGTCTTCTGTCCTTCCAATATATCCATCTGCTTGTAAAAACTTGCTTCTTCACTGTCGGATAATCTTACAGACTACGCTGCGCTTAATAGCGCGTCTGACTGGGAATTTCATGCTGCAGGAGATCTGTCCTGTTTGCGTCGAACTTCTTCAACGTGTTCGCATTCAAGATTATTTTTGCTGATAATTCTGGGATTGTGCTGATACGTCGCCGCTTTCGAAGGGGTGATGTGCGTAGTGTTCAGTATTGAAATATAGTTCATTTTGTCTGGTAATGCTTTAAGAATGCGGACTATTTTATTGGAAGTACGGTTTTTGCTTGTTTGTGGGGGATGATGGGCTTTGAAGGGGTGGGAGAGGTGAAGGCGAGGATGGGACAAGGGCGCTTTGGAGAAGAAGCGATCGTGGAATTGCCTGCAAAATTTCAAATGCAAGATATGATGATTGCATATTTTTATATCAGGATTCCGTTGTGAAGAAGGGAGCACTTTCCAAATGAAGGAGGTTTTTTCATGAAAAATTTATTCATTGCGATCGTTTTTCTGTCGATGTCTGTCTATTGCGTGAATGCGAATGCCTTGTCGTATACTTCCTTGGGATTCGATTACAATGCAGATATTCAGACCTATGGGTTTATTTCAGGCAGTCTGTTTCCTGAAGGAGACCTTAATCTGGGCGGAGTTCCGTTTTCCGTTCCATCCGGAACGGATTTGAATATTTGGCATAGTGAAATCGGTTCAACTTCTGGTTCCAAATCCTTGTCCGTGGATATCGGTCTGTCTGGTGTTGACAAGGTATATACCATCATCAACACCTATTGGGGGGAGAGCAGCCCGGGTTCGTTTGCGTATATTGAATTTGAAGGGGCCGGAGGAGCTTACTATCAGTATCTTCTCGATGGAAACTTCAACATCAGGGATTATTTCGGTGGGACGTATACGAATTCGTTGACCTCTCCTGATGCCGCCAATGTGTGGACAGAGAGTGGAGTCAGGCTTGATATGCAGACCATCGACCTGCCGGACGCCTTCCTCTTCGAGGACCAAATCGCCATGACCTTGGTGGATAACGGCGCGACCGGTTTCCAAAGGACATTTCTGTACGGCCTGACTGTGGGCACCCAGAACGGCGGCGGCGGCCCAAGCACGGTCCCCGAACCAGCCACCATCATCCTGCTCGGCGCCGGACTCCTGGGCCTGGCGGGCATCCGGCGGAAAATGACAAGCTGAAAAATCTCCTCAAGGCAAAGGAATTCGGCCGCCCCGCCTAAAAGTGGGGCGGTTTTTTTGCTGTAAATCTGCTGGATTCATGTGGTGCATAGTGAATGGTCAAACTCGCCTGCCTTCATTCCTGACTTTGGCTCAGCCCGCCCTTTACGTTCGTCCAGCCAAATCAGACTCATCTCACCGTTGCCTGGCGGCCCCTGAACCTCCAGAACCAGCGGCCTGCAAGGATTTCATGGCTTTTATTCAAATCATTTGCTTGGCACGGGACTTGTAAAAACATCGCGGTTTTGTCCTGTGGCTCGAAGGCCTTCCGTCGCGGCCGGGTACCATCTGAATCTTCCTGCTGATTCGCAATTTTCAATACAGAGTCTGGAGCATGCATGCCTCGAATCAATTGGCCGGGATGGGGTGCCGGTTTGGCCCTCGTGGCTTTTGTCCATCATGCGGTCATCATCCGGTTGGTGGGCAACGAGTGGGGCAGGGCGGATTTTGACTACTGCTACCTGATACCCCTCGTCATGGCCTACCTTGTCTGGGAGCGACGCGGCGAGCTTGCTGCCATCCCCTCCAGGGCTTCCTGGGCCGGGCTGTGGGCCTTTGGCGCGGCCGTGTTCTTCCTGCTGCTGGGCGAGCTTGGCGGGGAGTTTCTGTCCCTGTACATTTCGCTGTGGTTCGCCATCCTCGGCGTGTGCTGGACCCTGCTCGGCGGG
It includes:
- a CDS encoding Cys-Gln thioester bond-forming surface protein, coding for MYRKMTVLFIGMTLLLFSASAHAAVYFDFTIDEGTPANTGSNWEPYAEFNINFSASFQGVTDTFGYCAKFDETIYLNNKYEFTSKAISTLGEYRAAWLMEEYAFNTGGYNGLSGDDNRDTITALQASIWRLLGTENQWTPITQPESVQTLYDEMISLAASKSLAELTSLGLGLNYQILMPNIQLHDGIEGNFQDLIVRTNAVPIPGAAMLLAPALLGLVGIRRKFAA
- a CDS encoding type II toxin-antitoxin system VapB family antitoxin yields the protein MRTNIVIDDQLMGQALELSGLKTKKEAVEEGLRLLIAMKKQESIRQFRGKLAWVGDLDAMRKDS
- the vapC gene encoding type II toxin-antitoxin system VapC family toxin encodes the protein MIVADTSAWIDYFRGTVAPHTDLLDRELSKSRIIIGDLIMTELLQGFSGEREFQVARQLMESLEYRDFVGKDMAIAAAQNYRILRRKGITVRKTIDVLIATFCIENGVELIHNDRDFDPMEQVLGLRVLR
- a CDS encoding AbrB/MazE/SpoVT family DNA-binding domain-containing protein; its protein translation is MGGRVAKRGSGLDLGISGSIVTDFGILENSLVDTSFRKDEVVIEPMRERYVLGELLAGISLENVHGEVGMDEPVGQEFL
- a CDS encoding VPLPA-CTERM sorting domain-containing protein; amino-acid sequence: MKKVALLTIGLLMVCNFAFAAIHPIDTTTGSNFDVGELVISDIYYGKGDIIGDHGTEFTHIYNFSVSTDFSFGFGMNNSPNIQTVPFINTTFDFLDLEDSYNANLYSSNGGDSIIGGKTFAKDFLDAGSYYLKLIGTTSGTDGGSYNVSFAASNPVPVPAAALLLGAGLLGIVGIRRRQIS
- a CDS encoding PEP-CTERM sorting domain-containing protein; the encoded protein is MKNLFIAIVFLSMSVYCVNANALSYTSLGFDYNADIQTYGFISGSLFPEGDLNLGGVPFSVPSGTDLNIWHSEIGSTSGSKSLSVDIGLSGVDKVYTIINTYWGESSPGSFAYIEFEGAGGAYYQYLLDGNFNIRDYFGGTYTNSLTSPDAANVWTESGVRLDMQTIDLPDAFLFEDQIAMTLVDNGATGFQRTFLYGLTVGTQNGGGGPSTVPEPATIILLGAGLLGLAGIRRKMTS